In the Lysinibacillus sp. PLM2 genome, one interval contains:
- the aldA_1 gene encoding aldehyde dehydrogenase, which yields MIYANPNTEGSLIQFKEQYQNFIGGEWVAPVKGQYLEVISPVTGKVFTSVPRSTAEDVELALDAAHAAKDAWGKTTVAYRSQILNKIADRIEANLEMIAVAETWDNGKAVRETLNADIPLVVDHFRYFAGVIRAQEGGISEIDGDTVAYHFHEPLGVVGQIIPWNFPLLMATWKIAPALAAGNCIVMKPAEQTPASMCVLIELIQDLLPKGVLNIVQGTGLEVGKPLATNPRIAKIAFTGSTAVGRSIMQYATENIIPVTLELGGKSPNIFFPDVMDADDEYLDKAIEGFVLFALNSGEICTCPSRALVHESIYDKFMEKVMERIKAIKIGNPLDTDTMMGAQASKQQLDKILSYIEIGKEEGAELLIGGHQNKLEGELAEGYYVAPTVFKGTNNMRIFQEEIFGPVLSVTTFKDFDEAIAIANDTLYGLGAGVWSRNSEIAYRAGRAIQAGRVWTNTYHQYPAHAAFGGYKQSGIGRENHLMMLSHYQQTKCILVGYNKGSMGFF from the coding sequence ATGATTTATGCAAATCCAAATACAGAAGGTTCTTTAATTCAATTTAAAGAGCAATATCAAAACTTCATTGGCGGAGAATGGGTAGCACCTGTAAAAGGCCAATATTTAGAAGTTATTTCACCAGTGACAGGAAAAGTATTTACATCAGTCCCTCGTTCTACAGCAGAAGACGTAGAGTTAGCACTTGATGCAGCACATGCAGCTAAAGATGCTTGGGGTAAAACGACTGTTGCTTACCGCTCACAAATTTTAAATAAAATCGCAGATCGCATTGAAGCAAACCTTGAAATGATCGCTGTTGCCGAAACTTGGGACAACGGTAAAGCAGTGCGTGAAACTTTAAATGCAGATATTCCTTTAGTAGTCGATCACTTCCGTTATTTCGCAGGTGTTATTCGTGCACAAGAAGGCGGTATTAGTGAAATCGATGGTGATACAGTAGCATATCACTTCCACGAGCCACTAGGTGTTGTTGGACAAATTATTCCTTGGAACTTCCCATTACTTATGGCTACTTGGAAAATTGCACCGGCACTTGCTGCAGGTAACTGTATCGTAATGAAACCAGCTGAGCAAACACCTGCTTCTATGTGTGTTTTAATCGAGCTAATTCAAGATTTATTACCAAAAGGTGTATTAAACATCGTTCAAGGTACTGGTTTAGAAGTTGGGAAACCACTTGCAACAAACCCACGTATTGCAAAAATTGCCTTCACTGGTTCAACTGCAGTAGGACGCTCAATTATGCAATATGCAACTGAAAACATTATTCCTGTAACATTGGAGCTTGGTGGTAAATCACCAAACATCTTCTTCCCAGACGTAATGGATGCAGATGATGAATATTTAGATAAAGCAATTGAAGGCTTCGTATTATTCGCTCTTAACTCAGGTGAAATTTGTACATGCCCTTCGCGTGCATTAGTTCATGAATCAATCTATGATAAATTCATGGAGAAAGTAATGGAACGCATTAAAGCGATTAAAATTGGTAACCCATTAGATACAGACACAATGATGGGTGCTCAAGCTTCAAAACAACAATTAGATAAAATCTTATCTTACATTGAAATCGGTAAAGAAGAAGGCGCCGAACTTCTAATTGGTGGACACCAAAACAAATTAGAAGGTGAACTTGCTGAAGGTTACTATGTAGCTCCTACTGTATTCAAAGGTACAAACAACATGCGTATCTTCCAAGAAGAAATCTTTGGTCCAGTACTTTCTGTTACTACTTTCAAAGATTTTGATGAAGCTATTGCAATCGCGAACGATACATTATACGGCTTAGGTGCTGGTGTATGGTCTCGTAATAGTGAAATCGCTTACCGCGCTGGTCGTGCAATCCAAGCTGGTCGTGTTTGGACTAACACATATCACCAATACCCAGCACACGCTGCATTCGGTGGTTACAAACAATCAGGTATCGGTCGTGAAAACCACTTAATGATGCTTAGTCACTATCAACAAACAAAATGTATTTTAGTAGGTTACAATAAAGGATCTATGGGCTTCTTCTAA
- a CDS encoding sulfonate ABC transporter permease: MKEKMGVVIESIILEPKFTKEESPKVIIEDEELELKKMKRKTLIGQVTLGILIVALWEILTRIGIMDSYYWSSPQIILQTSWVAITEGTLLTDMAFTSGATILGFILGTVTGAILGLSFWWSKLYSSISEPYLVAFNSIPKLALAPVIVILLGIGFSSKVILAFLMVVIVTALAAHSGVKAVDPDLEKMLFSLGAKRHQVFTKVVIPSSMPWIISSLKINIALALAGTIVGEFIASRQGVGRMISYAGQIMDIDLVWVGVVALSLLSIVMYLATVYLEKLFLKGAKGRM; encoded by the coding sequence ATGAAAGAAAAAATGGGAGTAGTCATAGAGTCAATCATCTTAGAACCAAAATTCACGAAGGAAGAAAGTCCGAAAGTCATTATTGAAGACGAAGAATTAGAGCTTAAAAAGATGAAAAGGAAGACGCTCATTGGGCAAGTTACATTGGGGATACTGATTGTCGCCCTGTGGGAAATCCTTACTAGAATAGGAATCATGGACTCCTATTATTGGAGTAGCCCTCAAATTATACTACAAACATCATGGGTGGCCATCACAGAAGGGACACTATTAACCGATATGGCATTTACTTCTGGAGCCACAATATTAGGGTTTATTCTAGGTACAGTGACAGGCGCTATTTTAGGACTATCCTTTTGGTGGTCAAAGCTTTACTCAAGTATATCAGAACCTTACCTAGTTGCTTTTAACTCCATTCCAAAATTAGCCCTTGCACCAGTGATTGTCATTTTATTAGGTATTGGTTTTTCCTCAAAAGTCATACTAGCATTCTTAATGGTCGTAATTGTTACAGCATTAGCAGCCCATAGTGGTGTGAAGGCTGTAGATCCGGATCTTGAAAAGATGCTATTTTCCCTCGGAGCAAAAAGACATCAAGTATTTACGAAAGTAGTTATTCCATCATCTATGCCTTGGATTATTAGTAGTTTAAAAATTAATATCGCCCTTGCCCTTGCTGGAACAATAGTAGGTGAATTTATCGCTTCACGCCAAGGAGTAGGTCGCATGATTTCCTATGCGGGACAAATTATGGATATTGATCTCGTTTGGGTAGGGGTAGTTGCATTATCGCTCTTATCAATTGTTATGTATCTAGCAACAGTCTACCTAGAAAAGCTATTTTTAAAAGGTGCTAAAGGAAGAATGTAA
- a CDS encoding LysR family transcriptional regulator codes for MDIKHLKHFKIVVDENQNMSRAAKKLHISQPPLSQQIKSMEKTLGVNLFERHGRKLELTDEGKALYQHSVKIVNLFEEMVNEMKGIGKDPQGDLVIAVSVFYSSIFDSSILFHKIKEFKKDYPKVKLKIVIVDGNQLKERMEAKEIDLAVLNLPVKNDEFSYIHLETQQFVCVVPELWKDTINKKRELSFKEIKDLPLILLKRDSGNGIYERFLEACIKEGFYPDVTAESNDVNTVLSLVKAGIGATILPQSIVSGFLGEKLKVIKLSDTNFYTESVLMWLKDRYMSTTTKLFLEYLKMDD; via the coding sequence ATGGATATAAAACACTTAAAGCATTTTAAAATTGTAGTGGATGAAAATCAAAACATGTCTAGAGCTGCTAAGAAGTTACACATTTCACAACCTCCCTTGAGTCAACAAATTAAAAGTATGGAGAAAACCCTTGGCGTTAATTTATTTGAACGACACGGTCGAAAGCTTGAGCTTACAGATGAAGGAAAAGCACTTTATCAGCACTCTGTTAAAATCGTCAACTTATTTGAAGAAATGGTGAATGAAATGAAGGGAATCGGTAAGGACCCTCAAGGAGACTTAGTCATTGCTGTTTCGGTTTTTTATTCCTCTATCTTTGACTCTTCCATTCTCTTTCATAAAATCAAAGAATTTAAAAAGGATTATCCCAAGGTAAAATTAAAAATTGTCATAGTCGATGGAAATCAATTAAAGGAGCGTATGGAAGCAAAGGAAATTGATTTAGCCGTTTTAAATCTACCTGTAAAAAATGATGAATTTTCATACATCCACCTTGAAACGCAACAATTTGTATGTGTCGTCCCTGAGCTATGGAAGGATACGATAAACAAAAAGAGAGAACTTTCTTTTAAGGAAATTAAAGATTTACCATTAATTCTTTTAAAAAGAGATTCTGGCAATGGGATTTATGAGAGGTTTTTAGAGGCTTGCATAAAAGAAGGCTTTTATCCAGACGTTACAGCAGAAAGTAATGATGTGAATACTGTTTTATCATTAGTGAAAGCAGGCATCGGCGCTACTATTCTACCCCAGTCCATTGTAAGTGGCTTTTTGGGGGAAAAATTAAAAGTAATTAAATTGTCGGATACCAATTTCTATACAGAATCGGTTTTAATGTGGCTAAAAGATCGCTATATGTCTACGACAACAAAATTATTTTTAGAATACTTGAAAATGGATGATTAA
- a CDS encoding ABC transporter ATP-binding protein: protein MSGYKLEVLNGNKIFKKSGKEFIALQDTTIQIEEGKFISIIGPSGCGKSTLFNMIAGLMKPTSGEILLDGKSIVGENGHVGYMLQKDLLLPWRTILENVILGLEIKGIPKKEAYAKALPLLHRYGLKGFENHLPNELSGGMRQRAALLRTILYDSEIILLDEPFGALDAQTRLTMQNWLLQIWEDFKKTVLFVTHDIDEAIYLSDEIYVLSPRPGRLKARVSVNMARPRNDQSLLSEDFIRLKQQLLEMLKEDQIEEVSS from the coding sequence ATGAGTGGTTATAAACTAGAAGTCCTCAATGGTAATAAAATATTCAAAAAAAGTGGAAAAGAATTTATTGCATTGCAAGACACAACAATCCAAATCGAAGAAGGGAAGTTCATCAGTATTATCGGACCAAGTGGCTGTGGTAAATCGACTCTATTTAACATGATCGCTGGATTAATGAAGCCAACTAGTGGAGAAATTCTTTTAGATGGCAAAAGTATTGTTGGAGAAAACGGGCATGTTGGCTATATGTTGCAAAAGGATTTATTACTCCCTTGGCGAACGATTCTCGAAAATGTCATTTTAGGCTTAGAGATTAAGGGGATACCTAAAAAGGAAGCCTATGCGAAAGCATTGCCTTTACTTCATAGATATGGACTGAAAGGTTTTGAAAATCATCTTCCAAATGAATTATCAGGGGGAATGCGTCAAAGGGCCGCTTTGTTAAGGACTATTTTATATGATTCTGAAATTATTTTATTAGACGAGCCCTTCGGAGCACTTGATGCTCAAACAAGATTAACAATGCAAAACTGGTTGTTGCAAATTTGGGAAGATTTCAAGAAGACAGTATTGTTCGTTACCCATGATATAGATGAAGCGATTTATTTATCAGATGAAATTTATGTACTTTCTCCAAGACCAGGAAGACTGAAAGCGAGAGTAAGTGTGAATATGGCAAGACCAAGAAATGATCAATCTTTACTATCGGAAGATTTTATTCGATTAAAACAGCAGCTTTTAGAAATGTTGAAAGAAGATCAAATTGAAGAAGTTTCGAGTTAA
- the rutB gene encoding peroxyureidoacrylate/ureidoacrylate amidohydrolase RutB, whose translation MSIKSNVSPESTALIVVDVQNDFCSRDGNLGKQGADLSMVDEMVPNLIELIANAKMNKVPVIYIQTFHEAATDSITWKSRGVSSGAEPNICRPGTCGAEFYEVAPQDDDIIVNKHRYSAFLNTRLDTVLRTLKVETLIMTGVATNVCVESTARDGFMRDYNIVFLEDCTASYSREAHEMTLKNISGFFGEVANSKELANVWESIKAIPIKVEI comes from the coding sequence ATGTCAATAAAAAGTAATGTTTCTCCTGAAAGTACAGCACTAATTGTGGTGGATGTTCAAAATGATTTTTGTTCAAGGGATGGAAATTTAGGAAAACAAGGCGCAGATCTTTCGATGGTTGATGAAATGGTGCCTAATTTAATTGAGTTAATAGCCAATGCCAAAATGAATAAAGTGCCGGTCATTTATATTCAAACATTTCATGAAGCGGCGACTGATTCAATTACATGGAAGTCTCGAGGAGTAAGTAGCGGTGCAGAACCGAATATTTGTAGACCGGGTACATGTGGAGCTGAGTTTTATGAAGTCGCTCCACAGGATGACGATATTATCGTAAATAAACATCGCTATAGTGCCTTTCTTAATACAAGGCTGGATACAGTATTGCGAACATTGAAAGTAGAAACGCTTATTATGACTGGGGTTGCGACAAATGTTTGTGTGGAATCTACTGCCCGAGATGGTTTTATGAGAGATTATAATATTGTATTTCTTGAAGATTGTACTGCATCCTACTCTCGTGAAGCTCATGAAATGACATTAAAAAATATTAGTGGTTTCTTTGGAGAAGTAGCCAATTCTAAAGAACTAGCAAATGTATGGGAAAGTATAAAAGCTATTCCAATTAAAGTTGAAATTTAG
- a CDS encoding nitrate ABC transporter substrate-binding protein produces MKKNLVPIFIICISLILAACASSQTPASTSTTGGESGGGDTTNETKKLIIAEPVHNVGYLPLYAAMHEGYFAEEGLEIEVITATGGGHITSLVSGEVWANIGGPESNQMANNGSPDPIVSVVNVANRANVYLMAATGLETPDITNEEEFAEFLKGKTISAHRYGGSLNILTRWLLLELGLDPEKDVVLEELADPAAAISLVESGKAQIANGAEPQIKDGLEKGVWDEPFYKFTDLGDYPYSVLSVRKSTIEEDPETVQKFVNAVMKGLKAIDEDRALAEEIFMKEFPTSDETSMKAALDRAYEDELWSKDGIITEESLALTMEVVEKTGIYTEGYSYDELIDMQFVENSEQ; encoded by the coding sequence ATGAAAAAGAATTTAGTGCCCATTTTCATAATTTGTATAAGTTTAATATTAGCTGCATGTGCTTCATCGCAAACACCGGCGTCCACAAGTACAACAGGAGGAGAGTCCGGCGGGGGGGACACAACAAACGAAACAAAAAAACTAATCATCGCTGAGCCTGTTCATAATGTAGGTTATCTACCGCTCTATGCGGCAATGCATGAAGGTTATTTTGCGGAAGAAGGGTTAGAAATTGAAGTCATCACAGCAACAGGTGGTGGCCATATTACATCTCTAGTAAGTGGAGAGGTTTGGGCAAATATTGGAGGACCCGAATCGAATCAAATGGCGAACAACGGAAGTCCAGATCCAATCGTTTCGGTTGTTAATGTCGCAAATAGAGCCAATGTATATTTAATGGCAGCCACTGGTTTAGAAACGCCAGACATTACAAATGAAGAAGAATTTGCAGAGTTTTTAAAAGGAAAAACCATTTCTGCACACCGTTACGGGGGTAGTTTAAATATCTTAACTCGTTGGTTGTTATTAGAGCTTGGTTTAGATCCTGAAAAAGATGTCGTACTTGAAGAGCTTGCCGATCCTGCCGCTGCTATTTCTCTGGTTGAGTCTGGAAAAGCCCAAATTGCAAATGGTGCAGAACCACAAATTAAAGATGGTCTTGAAAAAGGTGTATGGGATGAGCCATTCTATAAATTTACTGATTTAGGGGATTATCCGTATTCAGTATTAAGTGTTAGAAAATCAACAATAGAAGAGGATCCAGAAACGGTTCAAAAATTTGTAAATGCTGTAATGAAAGGATTAAAGGCTATCGATGAGGATCGCGCTCTTGCGGAGGAAATTTTCATGAAAGAGTTCCCAACATCAGATGAAACGAGTATGAAAGCGGCTCTTGACCGTGCTTATGAAGACGAGCTATGGAGCAAAGACGGCATTATCACAGAGGAAAGCTTAGCCTTAACGATGGAAGTTGTGGAAAAAACGGGTATTTATACTGAAGGATATAGTTATGACGAATTAATCGATATGCAGTTTGTTGAAAACTCGGAACAATAG